A single Cannabis sativa cultivar Pink pepper isolate KNU-18-1 chromosome 7, ASM2916894v1, whole genome shotgun sequence DNA region contains:
- the LOC115697141 gene encoding protein CUP-SHAPED COTYLEDON 2, with the protein MEIFSSSSSSYHHHHHNQMEIINNGSSDNSSHLPPGFRFHPTDEELITYYLLNKVLDSSFTGRAIAEVDLNKCEPWQLPEKAKMGEKEWYFYSLRDRKYPTGLRTNRATEAGYWKATGKDREIYSSKTCSLVGMKKTLVFYRGRAPKGEKSNWVMHEYRLEGKFAYHYLSRTSKDEWVISRVFQKNGASNVTGSGTRVVIGSKKTRISSNSYNNEPSSPSSVSLPPLLDSSSPFPPVTNSNVTITDRDGCSYDSQIPREHVSCFSTFVATGTHGSNDNNNNNNNGFNNCFDQFPAPVFTRTSAVSGTGAAACDGGVSAFPSLRSLQENLQLPFLFPSPSPGISFYGSGGSVTVPSEFSGCNSVGNWPSPAVVNEDVKNVGATELDCMWSY; encoded by the exons atGGAGATattttcttcatcttcttcttcttatcaccatcatcatcataatcAGATGGAGATTATTAACAATGGATCATCAGATAATTCATCACATTTGCCACCTGGGTTTAGATTCCACCCAACTGATGAAGAACTCATAACTTATTACCTTCTTAACAAAGTACTCGATAGTTCTTTCACTGGTAGAGCCATTGCTGAAGTTGATCTCAACAAATGCGAACCATGGCAACTCCCTG agAAAGCGAaaatgggtgaaaaagaatGGTATTTTTACAGCTTAAGAGATAGAAAATACCCAACTGGGTTAAGAACTAACAGAGCTACTGAAGCTGGGTACTGGAAAGCTACTGGTAAAGATAGAGAGATTTACAGTTCTAAAACTTGCTCACTTGTTGGAATGAAGAAAACTCTTGTTTTTTACCGTGGTAGAGCTCCTAAAGGTGAAAAAAGTAACTGGGTTATGCATGAGTACAGACTCGAAGGCAAATTCGCCTACCATTATCTCTCTCGAACCTCCAaa GATGAGTGGGTGATTTCTCGGGTTTTTCAGAAGAATGGAGCGAGTAATGTAACCGGGTCGGGCACCCGAGTTGTGATCGGGTCGAAAAAGACCCGAATAAGCTCTAACAGTTACAATAATGAACCGAGTTCGCCTTCTTCGGTTTCGCTCCCGCCACTATTGGATTCATCCTCACCGTTTCCTCCGGTTACTAACAGTAACGTTACGATTACCGACCGTGACGGTTGTTCTTATGACAGCCAAATCCCAAGGGAGCACGTGTCCTGTTTCTCCACCTTTGTCGCTACCGGAACCCACGGCAGCaacgacaacaacaacaacaacaacaatggtTTCAACAACTGCTTTGATCAGTTTCCGGCGCCGGTTTTCACCAGAACCTCCGCTGTATCCGGTACCGGTGCCGCCGCGTGCGACGGAGGAGTGTCGGCTTTTCCGAGTCTCAGGTCGCTTCAGGAGAATCTTCAGCTTCCGTTTCTCTTTCCTTCTCCGTCGCCGGGGATTTCCTTCTACGGCAGCGGAGGATCCGTGACTGTGCCGTCAGAGTTCTCCGGCTGTAACTCCGTCGGGAATTGGCCGTCGCCGGCTGTGGTCAACGAAGACGTTAAGAACGTCGGAGCAACCGAACTCGACTGCATGTGGTCTTACTGA